One genomic segment of Impatiens glandulifera chromosome 6, dImpGla2.1, whole genome shotgun sequence includes these proteins:
- the LOC124942671 gene encoding non-specific lipid transfer protein GPI-anchored 7-like has translation MSGSTMKISAVCMVALMAFLIVPQKGTEAQIPPCAAKLATCASFLNATKPPSSCCGPLKDALTNDFVCLCNLFNTPGLLTSFGINVSEIVTLPARCKIHGADISACSKVHAPASSPAPTPASSPSNLPPSTPGAAKGEGNSLKGTWIGAICSMILFLISVMLN, from the exons atGTCTGGTTCAACTATGAAGATCTCCGCCGTCTGTATGGTAGCTCTAATGGCGTTTCTTATAGTTCCTCAAAAAGGAACAGAAGCCCAAATCCCACCATGTGCAGCCAAGCTAGCAACTTGTGCTAGCTTTCTCAATGCTACAAAACCACCTTCTTCCTGTTGTGGACCTCTAAAAGATGCTTTGACCAACGATTTCGTTTGCTTATGCAATCTCTTTAACACCCCTGGTTTGTTGACTAGTTTTGGAATCAATGTTTCAGAGATTGTAACTCTTCCGGCTAGATGTAAGATTCATGGCGCAGATATCAGTGCCTGCTCTAAAG TTCATGCACCAGCTTCTTCCCCTGCACCTACACCTGCTTCTTCTCCATCGAATCTGCCTCCTTCAACTCCAG GTGCAGCTAAAGGGGAAGGGAATTCTCTGAAGGGGACTTGGATTGGAGCAATTTGTAGTATGATCTTGTTCTTGATCTCTGTTATGTTAAATTGA
- the LOC124942258 gene encoding MYB-like transcription factor ODO1, whose protein sequence is MGRKPCCDKLGVKKGPWTAEEDKKLISFILSNGQCCWRAVPKLAGLRRCGKSCRLRWTNYLRPDLKRGLLTQLEEQIVIDLHSHLGNRWSKIAARLPGRTDNEIKNHWNTHIKKKLLKMGIDPITHEPIGKEKEEDETNEKSNINGDQTICSSTTTESSSSSSSSSSSSSFDPLMSFLLANDEDAASLTGDIDPSWELLLTDSTSIELPVWDESFPLLLDCEDFGVHDFLIDL, encoded by the exons ATGGGAAGAAAACCCTGTTGTGACAAGCTTGGTGTTAAGAAAGGGCCatggacagctgaagaagaCAAGAAACTCATTTCCTTCATCCTCTCCAATGGCCAATGCTGCTGGCGAGCAGTCCCAAAACTCGCCGGCCTTCGCCGCTGTGGCAAGAGTTGCCGTCTTCGATGGACCAATTACCTCCGCCCTGACCTCAAAAGAGGACTCCTAACCCAACTCGAAGAACAAATTGTTATTGACCTCCATTCCCATCTTGGAAATAG ATGGTCGAAGATTGCAGCTAGATTACCGGGTAGAACAGATAATGAAATCAAGAATCATTGGAATACCCACATCAAGAAGAAGCTTCTTAAGATGGGTATTGATCCAATCACACATGAACCTattggaaaagaaaaagaagaagatgaaactaATGAGAAAAGTAACATTAATGGTGATCAAACTATTTGTTCTAGCACCACAACAgagtcatcatcatcatcttcctcatcatcatcatcatcctcattTGATCCATTAATGAGTTTCTTATTAGCAAACGATGAAGATGCTGCTTCTCTAACGGGTGACATTGACCCATCTTGGGAATTACTCTTAACAGATAGCACTAGTATTGAATTACCAGTTTGGGATGAAAGTTTTCCTTTGTTATTGGATTGTGAGGATTTCGGTGTTCATGATTTCTTGATTGATTTGTAA